One window of the Cryptomeria japonica chromosome 7, Sugi_1.0, whole genome shotgun sequence genome contains the following:
- the LOC131065718 gene encoding protein WHAT'S THIS FACTOR 1 homolog, chloroplastic isoform X2, with translation MGGAAAQAMPCVLAFKPVFFSVRRRPPLRTPLSYDANAESDSISLSYSNSSFLGQAQPLQLHESGSTSFGTVFRYPTITAAIKRFNDKSLDGVIQNQKRLKLVTKLQQILLKQPDQKISLRELAKYRKSLGLEGRRRVMPILRKYPACFQIYKDETFSMCCRLTPQAYHLHLEELQIKIEIEHHLVQNLRKLLMMSASKRVLLGKIGYISVDMGLPMDFGSNLCRRYPQFLRVIETDHGRALELISWDLSLAVSAAEKKAEEQVTNAHRDLILDRPRKFRKIDLPRGYNLSRNNRDFILQFQEMPFISPYSDPNTFEPSSMEAEKHACAVVHELLSLTVEKKLLLDHLSLFKYDFKFSCKLRAMLLRHPELFYVSFKGHRDSVFLREAYMGSELLDKGPPLLVQEKFHALMLKGSRQAAKMLQFSNEVDGNGESSLDEKVRNFESDVEDESGYDQFEQGGNEWSHSQEEGNEGVPFPPVCTDLLGYSVMRDKSSS, from the coding sequence ATGGGGGGAGCAGCTGCGCAGGCTATGCCTTGCGTTTTGGCTTTTAAACCTGTATTCTTCTCAGTTCGTCGGCGTCCTCCTCTTAGAACCCCACTCTCGTACGATGCAAATGCAGAGTCtgactctatctctctctcatacaGCAATAGCTCCTTTTTGGGCCAGGCCCAGCCCCTGCAATTGCACGAAAGTGGCAGCACTAGCTTTGGAACGGTTTTTCGTTATCCCACCATTACTGCTGCTATCAAAAGATTTAATGATAAGTCACTGGACGGCGTAATACAGAATCAGAAGAGGCTTAAATTGGTCACCAAACTCCAGCAAATCCTCCTCAAACAGCCAGACCAAAAGATTTCTTTGAGAGAGCTGGCAAAGTATAGAAAATCTCTTGGCCTTGAGGGTCGAAGAAGAGTGATGCCCATTCTCAGAAAATACCCTGCCTGTTTTCAAATTTACAAAGATGAAACTTTCTCAATGTGTTGCAGATTGACCCCGCAGGCATACCACCTACATTTGGAAGAATTGCAGATCAAAATCGAAATAGAACACCACCTCGTTCAAAATCTTAGAAAGCTTCTCATGATGTCTGCATCCAAGAGGGTATTGCTAGGAAAAATTGGCTACATATCTGTTGACATGGGTCTTCCGATGGATTTTGGAAGCAATCTGTGCAGAAGGTATCCTCAGTTTTTAAGAGTGATTGAAACAGATCATGGTCGTGCTTTGGAGTTAATTTCATGGGACCTTAGTCTTGCAGTATCTGCTGCAGAGAAGAAGGCGGAGGAACAAGTTACCAATGCTCACCGTGATCTCATCCTTGACCGGCCTCGGAAATTCAGGAAGATAGATCTTCCTAGGGGATACAATTTGTCCCGGAATAACAGGGACTTTATACTTCAATTCCAGGAAATGCCATTCATTTCTCCTTATTCTGATCCCAATACTTTCGAGCCTTCTTCAATGGAAGCAGAAAAACATGCCTGTGCTGTGGTTCATGAGCTGCTGAGCCTAACCGTGGAGAAAAAATTGCTTCTTGACCATCTTAGCCTCTTCAAGTATGACTTCAAGTTTTCTTGCAAGCTGAGGGCAATGCTTTTGCGCCATCCTGAGCTTTTCTATGTGTCGTTCAAGGGGCATAGAGATTCTGTGTTCCTCAGAGAGGCTTACATGGGCTCCGAATTGCTGGACAAGGGTCCCCCTTTACTGGTTcaggaaaaattccatgcattgATGTTGAAAGGCAGTAGGCAGGCAGCTAAGATGTTGCAGTTTTCAAATGAAGTAGATGGGAATGGTGAATCCTCCTTGGATGAAAAGGTTAGGAATTTTGAATCAGATGTTGAAGATGAGAGTGGCTATGATCAATTTGAACAGGGTGGCAATGAATGGAGTCATTCTCAGGAGGAAGGAAACGAAGGG
- the LOC131065718 gene encoding protein WHAT'S THIS FACTOR 1 homolog, chloroplastic isoform X1, which translates to MGGAAAQAMPCVLAFKPVFFSVRRRPPLRTPLSYDANAESDSISLSYSNSSFLGQAQPLQLHESGSTSFGTVFRYPTITAAIKRFNDKSLDGVIQNQKRLKLVTKLQQILLKQPDQKISLRELAKYRKSLGLEGRRRVMPILRKYPACFQIYKDETFSMCCRLTPQAYHLHLEELQIKIEIEHHLVQNLRKLLMMSASKRVLLGKIGYISVDMGLPMDFGSNLCRRYPQFLRVIETDHGRALELISWDLSLAVSAAEKKAEEQVTNAHRDLILDRPRKFRKIDLPRGYNLSRNNRDFILQFQEMPFISPYSDPNTFEPSSMEAEKHACAVVHELLSLTVEKKLLLDHLSLFKYDFKFSCKLRAMLLRHPELFYVSFKGHRDSVFLREAYMGSELLDKGPPLLVQEKFHALMLKGSRQAAKMLQFSNEVDGNGESSLDEKVRNFESDVEDESGYDQFEQGGNEWSHSQEEGNEGVRLEPKPEFPGVVKLFEASTEKDLAIECW; encoded by the coding sequence ATGGGGGGAGCAGCTGCGCAGGCTATGCCTTGCGTTTTGGCTTTTAAACCTGTATTCTTCTCAGTTCGTCGGCGTCCTCCTCTTAGAACCCCACTCTCGTACGATGCAAATGCAGAGTCtgactctatctctctctcatacaGCAATAGCTCCTTTTTGGGCCAGGCCCAGCCCCTGCAATTGCACGAAAGTGGCAGCACTAGCTTTGGAACGGTTTTTCGTTATCCCACCATTACTGCTGCTATCAAAAGATTTAATGATAAGTCACTGGACGGCGTAATACAGAATCAGAAGAGGCTTAAATTGGTCACCAAACTCCAGCAAATCCTCCTCAAACAGCCAGACCAAAAGATTTCTTTGAGAGAGCTGGCAAAGTATAGAAAATCTCTTGGCCTTGAGGGTCGAAGAAGAGTGATGCCCATTCTCAGAAAATACCCTGCCTGTTTTCAAATTTACAAAGATGAAACTTTCTCAATGTGTTGCAGATTGACCCCGCAGGCATACCACCTACATTTGGAAGAATTGCAGATCAAAATCGAAATAGAACACCACCTCGTTCAAAATCTTAGAAAGCTTCTCATGATGTCTGCATCCAAGAGGGTATTGCTAGGAAAAATTGGCTACATATCTGTTGACATGGGTCTTCCGATGGATTTTGGAAGCAATCTGTGCAGAAGGTATCCTCAGTTTTTAAGAGTGATTGAAACAGATCATGGTCGTGCTTTGGAGTTAATTTCATGGGACCTTAGTCTTGCAGTATCTGCTGCAGAGAAGAAGGCGGAGGAACAAGTTACCAATGCTCACCGTGATCTCATCCTTGACCGGCCTCGGAAATTCAGGAAGATAGATCTTCCTAGGGGATACAATTTGTCCCGGAATAACAGGGACTTTATACTTCAATTCCAGGAAATGCCATTCATTTCTCCTTATTCTGATCCCAATACTTTCGAGCCTTCTTCAATGGAAGCAGAAAAACATGCCTGTGCTGTGGTTCATGAGCTGCTGAGCCTAACCGTGGAGAAAAAATTGCTTCTTGACCATCTTAGCCTCTTCAAGTATGACTTCAAGTTTTCTTGCAAGCTGAGGGCAATGCTTTTGCGCCATCCTGAGCTTTTCTATGTGTCGTTCAAGGGGCATAGAGATTCTGTGTTCCTCAGAGAGGCTTACATGGGCTCCGAATTGCTGGACAAGGGTCCCCCTTTACTGGTTcaggaaaaattccatgcattgATGTTGAAAGGCAGTAGGCAGGCAGCTAAGATGTTGCAGTTTTCAAATGAAGTAGATGGGAATGGTGAATCCTCCTTGGATGAAAAGGTTAGGAATTTTGAATCAGATGTTGAAGATGAGAGTGGCTATGATCAATTTGAACAGGGTGGCAATGAATGGAGTCATTCTCAGGAGGAAGGAAACGAAGGGGTAAGGCTTGAACCCAAACCAGAGTTTCCAGGGGTGGTGAAATTGTTTGAAGCCTCCACAGAGAAAGACCTCGCAATAGAGTGTTGGTGA